In Nicotiana tabacum cultivar K326 chromosome 11, ASM71507v2, whole genome shotgun sequence, a single window of DNA contains:
- the LOC142165772 gene encoding uncharacterized protein LOC142165772, with amino-acid sequence MGDQQDNTSYLNQTSTGVSNQLAGIDYNHPLFLHLSDVSGIQIISFQLTGIKYYSVWYRSIRVALLGKNKLGMVDGSCRKESFPATMGNHWERVNVIVLSWIMNFVNNSLLGGIMYASNAQVVWGDLYERFYKVDDARIFNLHKEIATLTQGTSSVSVYYSKLKDMWEEFEALIPVPGDVIVQDLGTVWCICKS; translated from the coding sequence ATGGGTGATCAACAAGACAATACTTCTTATCTGAATCAAACTTCTACTGGAGTATCAAATCAACTAGCAGGTATTGATTATAATCATCCTCTGTTTCTTCATCTCTCAGATGTGAGTGGTATACAGATTATTTCCTTTCAACTGACAGGGATAAAATATTACTCAGTTTGGTATCGATCTATACGTGTTGCTCTATTAGGAAAAAACAAATTAGGGATGGTAGATGGTTCTTGTAGGAAAGAAAGCTTTCCTGCAACTATGGGAAATCATTGGGAGAGAGTGAATGTTATCGTACTGTCATGGATCATGAATTTTGTAAATAACAGTCTTCTTGGTGGCATAATGTATGCATCTAATGCTCAGGTGGTTTGGGGTGATTTATATGAAAGGTTTTATAAGGTAGATGATGCAAGAATATTTAATTTGCACAAAGAAATAGCCACACTGACCCAAGGAACTTCCTCTGTATCTGTGTATTATTCAAAACTGAAGGACATGTGGGAAGAATTTGAAGCTTTAATACCAGTTCCTGGGGATGTGATTGTCCAAGATCTAGGGACTGTGTGGTGTATCTGCAAAAGCTAA